In Nocardia terpenica, the genomic window GTGGGCCAGCACGGTCCGGATCGGCGCGCGGCCGCCGTCGGCCTGCCGCCGGGCGGCGTCGAGAAAGATCGGCGATTCCTCCACCGAGTGGCGCAGCCAGATCCCCACGGCCACCAGCACGATCGACAGCAGGAACGGAATGCGCCAGCCCCACTGCTGGAACTGGCTGCCCGTGATGCCGAGGCCGAGCACCGCCAGCACGCCGGTTGCGATGAGATTGCCCAGCGGCCCGCCGGTCTGCGGCCAGCTGCTCCAGAATCCGCGGTGGCGGGCCGAGCCGTGCTCGGCCACCAGCAGCACCGCGCCGCCCCACTCGCCGCCCAGCGCCAGCCCCTGGATCAGCCGCAGCACCACCAGCAGGATCGGGGCCGCGACGCCGATGGTGGCGTAGCCGGGGATCAGCCCGATCGCCACCGTCGCCGCGCCCATCACCACCAGGCTCAGCGACAGAGTCCGCCGCCTGCCCAGCCGATCCCCGAGATGCCCGAACAGCACCCCGCCCAGCGGCCGGGCGGCGAAACCCACGGCGTAGGTGACCATCGCCAGCAGTACGCCGGTCAGCGCGTCGCTGCCGGGGAAGAAGACCTTGTCGAACACGAGGGCCGCGGCGAGTCCGTACAGGAAGAAGTCGTAGAACTCGATCGTCGTCCCCGCCACGCTGGCGGCGACGATGCGGGCGAAGCGGGCGCGGGAGCCCGGATTGGGTGGAGCCATGGGTCGACTATGCCGGGCTGTTGTCGGCATCGGGCCGGTTCGCGGGCCCCGATTTCGGCGGTCTCGGTGTGGCGGTGGCGGCGGGCGAGGCTTCCCGGTACTCTCCACGCGGTAGCT contains:
- a CDS encoding MFS transporter codes for the protein MAPPNPGSRARFARIVAASVAGTTIEFYDFFLYGLAAALVFDKVFFPGSDALTGVLLAMVTYAVGFAARPLGGVLFGHLGDRLGRRRTLSLSLVVMGAATVAIGLIPGYATIGVAAPILLVVLRLIQGLALGGEWGGAVLLVAEHGSARHRGFWSSWPQTGGPLGNLIATGVLAVLGLGITGSQFQQWGWRIPFLLSIVLVAVGIWLRHSVEESPIFLDAARRQADGGRAPIRTVLAHHRKPVLLAALADVGEKATYYTFNIFLLTYLTQVVHVPKATALTAITIASFFQAAAMVGGGVLSDSYGRRISSVILAVLIAAWALLALPWLSGGRFGVIVAVIVVGLTLHGLLTGAQAPFFAELFPSEVRYTGASLGYQLATVVGGSLAPIAGIALLHRYSSTLPVALLLCLALACTIAAFAWAGETRRRDLRAVSGADTASATPVEVAS